A stretch of the Clostridiales bacterium genome encodes the following:
- a CDS encoding DNA-binding protein has product MQYKRFNDTYMLRIDKGEEVIQSLTALCEKEDIRLAEVSAIGAADYAAVGVYDLGTGTYHREELPFFMEIASLSGSVTRMNGKPYIHLHTTLADQQNKTHAGHVIELRIGATCEMFVRVLPGEVIRKKDEAVGLNLWDF; this is encoded by the coding sequence ATGCAGTACAAGCGTTTCAATGATACCTATATGCTCCGTATCGACAAGGGAGAAGAAGTCATCCAGTCCCTTACCGCCCTGTGCGAAAAGGAAGACATCCGCCTGGCGGAGGTCAGCGCCATCGGGGCGGCGGACTACGCCGCCGTCGGTGTATATGACCTGGGAACCGGCACCTACCACAGGGAAGAGCTGCCCTTCTTCATGGAAATTGCCTCCCTCTCCGGCAGTGTTACCCGGATGAACGGCAAACCCTACATCCACCTGCACACCACCCTGGCGGACCAGCAGAACAAAACCCATGCCGGCCATGTGATCGAACTCCGCATAGGCGCCACCTGCGAGATGTTCGTCCGCGTCCTCCCCGGCGAAGTCATCCGGAAGAAAGACGAGGCAGTCGGCCTGAACCTCTGGGACTTCTGA
- a CDS encoding lysoplasmalogenase: protein MSYIFIPLCLVLAGLFLYEESRKNYVPAVILKGVASFCFVVLGYRLMGSSREAGLICVGLLLGCIADVLLNLRFVFPSKGQPVFLVGILVFLAGHVLYLVAVMGMAASPWLCVGIGVVLTALLMVWIFRQITAKTAFKIFGVVYIGAVVLLNVVAFANLIASPSAFTAVFAGGALLFLLSDIVLILNTFGKETKQSLRITNISLYYVGQLLIALSLKFLG, encoded by the coding sequence ATGTCCTACATCTTCATTCCCCTCTGCCTGGTGCTTGCCGGGCTCTTCCTGTATGAGGAGAGCCGGAAGAACTATGTCCCTGCGGTGATCCTGAAGGGGGTTGCTTCCTTCTGCTTTGTGGTGCTGGGTTACCGGCTCATGGGTTCTTCCCGGGAGGCCGGGCTCATCTGTGTGGGCCTGCTGCTCGGGTGCATTGCGGATGTGCTGCTGAACCTGCGGTTTGTGTTTCCTTCGAAGGGGCAGCCCGTCTTCCTGGTGGGGATCCTGGTGTTCCTGGCCGGGCATGTGCTGTACCTGGTGGCCGTGATGGGCATGGCTGCTTCCCCGTGGCTGTGCGTGGGCATCGGGGTAGTGCTCACCGCGCTGCTCATGGTATGGATCTTCCGGCAGATTACCGCGAAGACGGCCTTCAAGATCTTCGGGGTGGTTTATATCGGCGCGGTGGTGCTGCTGAATGTGGTGGCTTTTGCGAACCTGATTGCCTCCCCTTCCGCCTTTACCGCGGTGTTCGCCGGCGGGGCGCTGCTGTTCCTGCTCAGTGATATTGTCCTCATCCTGAATACCTTCGGGAAGGAAACGAAGCAGAGCCTGCGGATCACCAACATCTCCCTGTATTACGTCGGCCAGCTGCTGATCGCGCTGAGCCTGAAGTTCCTGGGATGA
- a CDS encoding helix-turn-helix transcriptional regulator — MDMVKMGSFLAELRKEHEMTQAELGEKLGVTNKTVSRWETGNYMPPVEMLEELSTLYGLTINELLEGRKLTTEEYKEAAETNIKETLKASTFDLKEKQEFFKKKWRKEHLSTFIACTAAWIVLLVALKLQNVDVSLLGTIGGLLAALYYVVLNNRMMVYVEDHLYPKN; from the coding sequence ATGGACATGGTAAAGATGGGGAGCTTCCTGGCGGAGCTCCGGAAAGAACATGAAATGACCCAGGCGGAACTGGGCGAGAAACTCGGCGTGACGAACAAGACCGTTTCCCGGTGGGAAACGGGGAACTATATGCCGCCGGTGGAGATGCTGGAAGAACTCAGCACCCTGTACGGGCTGACCATCAACGAACTGCTGGAAGGCCGAAAGCTGACCACGGAAGAGTATAAGGAAGCCGCCGAAACCAACATTAAGGAAACCCTGAAGGCCAGCACCTTTGACCTGAAGGAAAAGCAGGAATTCTTCAAAAAGAAATGGCGGAAAGAACACCTTTCCACCTTCATCGCCTGCACTGCTGCCTGGATCGTCCTGCTGGTTGCCCTGAAGCTCCAGAACGTGGACGTCTCCCTGCTGGGCACCATCGGCGGCCTGCTGGCAGCCCTCTACTACGTCGTCCTCAATAACCGGATGATGGTCTATGTAGAAGACCACCTGTATCCGAAAAACTGA
- a CDS encoding zinc ribbon domain-containing protein, protein MKSIKQGRGPSLIGGIIALGMSVFGLVMAGEVRATESHFSAFGSNPGAGGGVTFCYLFSGACILVGIYSIYCAVAKNRPSHLDITDGDEEPDPLNEHFHGRYDVESTKSPSAKGMYCPYCGKPIQADFAFCSHCGKELKK, encoded by the coding sequence ATGAAGAGCATCAAACAGGGACGCGGGCCGTCCCTCATCGGCGGAATCATTGCCCTCGGTATGTCCGTGTTCGGACTGGTTATGGCCGGTGAAGTCCGGGCCACGGAATCCCATTTCAGCGCTTTCGGAAGCAATCCCGGAGCCGGCGGCGGCGTCACCTTCTGCTACCTGTTTTCGGGAGCATGCATCCTTGTCGGGATCTACAGCATCTACTGCGCGGTGGCAAAGAACCGGCCGTCCCATCTGGACATCACCGACGGGGATGAGGAGCCGGATCCCCTGAACGAGCATTTCCACGGAAGATATGACGTGGAAAGCACAAAGTCCCCTTCGGCCAAGGGCATGTACTGCCCGTACTGCGGCAAGCCCATCCAGGCGGACTTTGCCTTCTGCAGCCACTGCGGGAAGGAACTGAAGAAGTAA
- a CDS encoding flavodoxin family protein, with amino-acid sequence MAKVLLLNGSPHANGCTATALKEMISVFEQEGIETELIQVGNKDIRGCISCGTCGKKGKCVFDDLVNETAPKLEAADGLVVGSPVYYGSPNGTILSFLDRLFYSTSFPKHMKVGAAVVSCRRGGNTASFDVLNKYFTISGMPVASSTYWNQVHGFTAEDVLKDKEGLQTMRNLARNMAFMIRAIHDAKEKYGLPEVEHGSFTSFPDGK; translated from the coding sequence ATGGCCAAGGTCCTGCTGCTGAACGGCAGCCCCCACGCGAACGGATGCACCGCCACCGCCCTGAAGGAAATGATATCTGTCTTTGAACAGGAAGGAATCGAAACCGAACTGATCCAGGTGGGCAACAAGGATATCCGGGGATGCATCTCCTGCGGCACCTGCGGAAAGAAAGGCAAATGCGTTTTCGATGACCTCGTGAACGAAACCGCCCCGAAGCTGGAAGCGGCGGACGGCCTGGTGGTCGGAAGCCCCGTCTACTACGGCTCCCCGAACGGAACCATCCTGTCCTTCCTGGACCGGTTGTTCTATTCCACTTCCTTTCCCAAGCACATGAAGGTCGGCGCAGCGGTTGTCAGCTGCCGCCGCGGCGGCAACACCGCCTCCTTTGACGTCCTGAACAAATACTTCACTATCTCCGGAATGCCGGTGGCCTCCAGCACCTACTGGAACCAGGTGCACGGCTTCACCGCCGAAGATGTCCTAAAGGACAAGGAAGGCCTCCAGACCATGCGCAACCTGGCCCGCAACATGGCCTTCATGATCCGAGCCATCCATGACGCAAAGGAAAAGTACGGCCTGCCCGAAGTGGAGCACGGCAGCTTCACCAGCTTCCCGGACGGGAAATAA